From the genome of Mus caroli unplaced genomic scaffold, CAROLI_EIJ_v1.1 scaffold_11690_1, whole genome shotgun sequence, one region includes:
- the LOC110288725 gene encoding serpin B9-like, translating into MSISSALAMVLLGAKGDTATQICQALHLNPDEDVHQGFQLLLHNLNKQNNQKYCLTVANKLFVEKTCELLLTFKKSCLKFYHSEMEQLSFAEAAEESRQHINMWVSKQTKGKIPDLLSKDSVDSQTRMILANALYFQGTWCNHFEKDSTKQMPFKINKKETRPVQMMWQEDTFPHAYVKEIQAQVLVMPYEGIDLNFVVLLPDEGVDISKVENNLTFEKLTAWTKPEFMNGIELHVYLPKFKLQEDYDMNSLLQHLGILDVFNGSKADLSGMSTKENLCLSKYVHKCVLEVNEDGTEAAAASAGQIILFSSGPDPQTFCADHPFLFFIMHNTTNSILFCGRFSSP; encoded by the exons ATGAGCATCTCCTCTGCCCTAGCTATGGTTCTCTTGGGTGCAAAGGGAGACACTGCAACCCAGATATGTCAG GCACTTCATTTAAACCCAGATGAAGATGTCCATCAGGGCTTCCAGTTGCTTCTCCATAACCTGaacaagcaaaacaaccaaaagTACTGCCTTACTGTGGCCAACAAGCTCTTTGTTGAAAAAACTTGTGAATTACTTCTA ACATTTAAGAAGTCCTGTCTTAAATTCTATCACTCTGAGATGGAGCAGCTCTCTTTTGCTGAAGCTGCCGAGGAGTCCAGGCAACACATAAACATGTGGGTCTCCAAACAAACTAAAG GTAAAATTCCAGACTTATTGTCAAAAGACTCAGTTGATTCACAGACCAGGATGATTCTCGCCAATGCCTTATATTTCCAAGGAACATGGTGTAATCACTTTGAAAAAGATAGCACCAAGCAAATGCCCTTTAAGATAAACAAG AAGGAAACAAGGCCAGTGCAGATGATGTGGCAGGAAGACACATTTCCCCATGCCTATGTGAAGGAAATCCAGGCACAAGTGCTGGTGATGCCCTATGAGGGCATAGATTTGAATTTCGTGGTCCTACTCCCAGATGAGGGTGTGGACATCAGCAAG GTGGAAAACAATCTCACCTTTGAGAAGTTAACAGCCTGGACCAAACCAGAGTTTATGAATGGCATTGAGCTTCATGTTTATCTTCCAAAATTTAAACTACAAGAGGATTATGATATGAATTCCCTATTACAGCATTTGGGAATCTTGGATGTCTTCAATGGAAGCAAGGCTGACTTATCTGGAATGTCTACTAAGGAAAACCTGTGTCTGTCCAAGTATGTTCACAAGTGTGTATTAGAGGTCAATGAAGACGGAACAGAGGCTGCTGCAGCCTCTGCTGGACAAATTATACTCTTCAGTTCAGGTCCTGATCCCCAGACTTTCTGTGCTGAccaccccttccttttcttcatcatGCACAACACAACTAACAGCATCCTGTTCTGTGGCAGATTCTCATCTCCATAA